A part of Methanobrevibacter sp. genomic DNA contains:
- the argF gene encoding ornithine carbamoyltransferase, translating to MDSLLSICDIKEDVKHILDLASKIKAGEMEDRPLEGKTLAMIFQKSSTRTRVSFDVGMYQLGGRAIFLSSNDLQMGRGEPISDTAKVLSRFVDGIMIRAIEHEDVIELAKYSDVPVISGLTNLEHPCQALADMLTIKEHLGDLEGKKICFVGDGNNVCNSLLLIAPLLGMDMSVACPKGYEPNEDILKTALEFASENNTEITVSDDIGVALENVDVVYTDVWVSMGDEAEAKQRELDLSPFQVNSDLMGLANDGAIFMHCLPAIRGQEVTGDIIDGPQSVVYDEAENRMHAQKAVLYYYLM from the coding sequence ATGGATAGTTTATTATCTATTTGTGATATTAAAGAGGATGTAAAACATATTCTTGATTTGGCTAGTAAAATTAAAGCAGGGGAGATGGAAGACAGGCCTCTTGAAGGTAAAACATTAGCAATGATTTTCCAAAAGTCTTCCACAAGAACTAGAGTTTCTTTTGATGTTGGAATGTATCAGTTAGGCGGAAGAGCAATCTTCTTGTCATCTAATGACTTGCAGATGGGAAGAGGGGAACCAATTTCAGATACTGCCAAGGTCTTAAGCCGTTTCGTTGATGGAATAATGATTCGTGCTATTGAACATGAGGATGTTATTGAACTAGCCAAATATTCCGACGTGCCAGTCATAAGCGGGTTAACCAATTTAGAACACCCTTGTCAAGCATTGGCTGACATGTTAACAATCAAAGAACATTTGGGTGATTTGGAAGGTAAAAAAATCTGCTTTGTTGGTGATGGAAATAATGTGTGTAATTCCCTTTTATTAATTGCTCCGCTTTTAGGAATGGACATGTCTGTTGCTTGTCCTAAAGGTTATGAGCCTAATGAAGATATCCTAAAAACTGCTTTGGAGTTTGCCAGTGAAAATAACACAGAAATTACTGTTAGTGATGATATTGGCGTTGCCCTCGAAAATGTTGATGTGGTATACACCGACGTTTGGGTAAGCATGGGAGATGAAGCTGAAGCAAAACAAAGAGAACTTGACTTATCTCCTTTCCAAGTTAACAGTGATTTGATGGGTTTGGCAAATGATGGAGCTATTTTCATGCACTGCTTGCCTGCAATTAGGGGCCAAGAAGTGACTGGGGATATTATTGACGGGCCACAATCTGTAGTTTATGATGAGGCCGAAAACAGAATGCATGCCCAAAAGGCTGTCTTGTATTATTACCTAATGTAA
- the purD gene encoding phosphoribosylamine--glycine ligase, which yields MKVLVVGTGAREHAIADALKDDVELYCYMSKINPGMSKIAEFKQGDEGEVEKVAEYAVEKDIDIAFIGPEAPLGKGIVDELQKNGIKCVGPTQSAARIETDKSFMRKLFEDYEIEGSLIYKVFDNSEDVSAFLDEFDRDVVVKPVGLTGGKGVKIVGDHLKDNEEAKEYSCEVIDNEMGGFAQVIIEERLIGEEFTIQAFCDGENLAPMPAAQDHPHAFEGDVGAITGGMGSYSDVGGLLPFLSQDDYDKAVEIMKETLKAIAKEAEPYKGILYGQFMLTADGPKLIEYNARFGDPEAMNVLPLLKTPLADVCQAIVDGNLDSAEFEDKASVCKYIVPDGYPETEYAGELIEVDEEAIEEMGAKVFYAAVSKEDDGIHLSGSRALGIVARGESIEEAEKIAEKACEFVKGNVYHRRDVGTTELVNKRVEHMKEILN from the coding sequence ATGAAAGTTTTAGTTGTTGGTACTGGTGCTCGTGAACATGCTATTGCTGATGCACTTAAGGATGATGTAGAATTATATTGTTATATGAGTAAAATAAACCCTGGAATGTCTAAAATTGCCGAATTTAAACAAGGAGATGAAGGGGAAGTTGAAAAAGTTGCCGAATATGCAGTTGAAAAGGACATTGACATTGCATTCATTGGTCCTGAAGCTCCACTTGGAAAAGGAATTGTAGATGAGCTTCAAAAAAATGGAATTAAATGTGTAGGACCAACCCAAAGTGCAGCAAGGATTGAAACAGATAAATCATTTATGAGAAAATTATTTGAAGATTATGAAATTGAAGGATCTTTAATTTATAAGGTGTTTGATAACTCTGAAGATGTTTCTGCATTCCTGGATGAATTTGACCGTGATGTTGTAGTAAAACCTGTTGGTTTAACAGGTGGTAAGGGAGTAAAGATTGTAGGAGACCATCTTAAGGATAATGAAGAGGCAAAAGAATACTCATGTGAAGTAATTGATAATGAAATGGGTGGATTTGCACAAGTAATTATTGAAGAGAGATTGATTGGTGAGGAATTTACTATTCAAGCATTTTGCGATGGTGAAAATTTAGCACCGATGCCTGCAGCACAGGACCACCCTCATGCATTTGAAGGGGATGTTGGAGCCATTACAGGAGGAATGGGATCATACTCTGATGTTGGTGGATTACTGCCATTTTTAAGTCAGGATGATTATGATAAGGCAGTTGAAATAATGAAAGAAACATTAAAAGCAATTGCTAAGGAAGCTGAACCATACAAAGGTATTTTATATGGTCAATTCATGTTAACAGCTGATGGTCCTAAATTAATTGAGTATAATGCAAGATTTGGAGATCCTGAGGCAATGAATGTTTTGCCGCTTCTTAAAACTCCATTGGCTGACGTTTGCCAAGCTATTGTAGATGGCAATCTGGATTCAGCAGAATTTGAAGATAAAGCTAGCGTATGTAAATACATTGTACCTGATGGATATCCTGAAACTGAATATGCTGGAGAGTTAATTGAAGTGGATGAGGAAGCTATTGAAGAGATGGGCGCAAAGGTATTCTATGCAGCGGTATCTAAGGAAGACGATGGAATTCACTTATCCGGTTCAAGGGCATTAGGTATCGTAGCTAGAGGAGAATCAATTGAAGAAGCTGAAAAAATAGCTGAAAAAGCTTGTGAATTTGTTAAAGGTAATGTTTATCACAGAAGAGATGTTGGTACAACAGAACTTGTTAACAAGCGTGTTGAACACATGAAAGAAATTTTAAACTAA
- a CDS encoding MATE family efflux transporter, protein MEKNSNIEMITGDPKKAINKLSLPIIGSMFLIFANNIIDSIWVAGLGAEPLAALGYITPLFMILVGFGNGLGAGGNSLISRYIGAEDKHSANNAAIHNLILSFIVSIIISIIFLIFMEPLLNMMGASSVINYAMDYGFIIFALTFAILMPPILGGAFRAEGDVKRATLPIAIAAIINMILDPIFIYTLGMGIKGAALATALGPFISLLLMFYWIYVKKDTYLSYNLKDFHNDLKMYKDILVVGIPASLEQLVLSVLTIFVNYMLTLVSGPVAVAVYTAGWRIVNIGMLPAIGVGTAAISVAGVAYGAKKYENLRVTARYAVKVALIASIIVCIILNVFANQIAFIFSYSESSAQLAPLIASFLQLMCLFILYVPFGASAGNVFQGVGKGTISFVLTSFREFILVLIFAYLLGFTFNMGEFGIYCGMLLGGGIGSLICYACIELYINKLIRSKEHGI, encoded by the coding sequence ATGGAGAAAAATTCAAATATAGAAATGATTACAGGAGACCCAAAAAAAGCCATTAATAAGTTATCACTTCCAATTATAGGCAGCATGTTTTTGATATTTGCAAATAACATTATTGACAGTATATGGGTAGCAGGACTAGGTGCAGAACCTTTAGCAGCACTTGGATATATCACACCACTATTTATGATATTAGTAGGATTCGGAAACGGACTGGGAGCCGGTGGAAATTCATTAATATCAAGATATATAGGAGCTGAGGATAAGCATTCAGCAAACAATGCAGCAATACACAACTTAATTTTAAGTTTTATAGTTTCAATAATCATTTCGATAATATTTCTCATTTTTATGGAACCATTGCTTAACATGATGGGTGCAAGCAGTGTCATAAACTATGCAATGGACTATGGATTTATTATTTTTGCATTGACATTTGCAATTTTAATGCCACCAATCTTAGGGGGAGCATTCAGAGCAGAAGGAGATGTAAAAAGAGCAACATTGCCAATAGCTATAGCGGCAATAATAAACATGATTTTAGATCCGATATTCATTTACACTCTAGGAATGGGAATCAAGGGAGCAGCATTGGCAACAGCATTGGGCCCATTCATAAGCTTGCTTTTAATGTTCTACTGGATTTACGTCAAAAAGGACACATACCTGTCATATAATTTAAAAGACTTCCACAACGATTTAAAAATGTATAAAGACATTTTAGTTGTCGGTATCCCTGCAAGCTTAGAGCAATTGGTGCTATCTGTCTTAACAATCTTTGTAAACTACATGCTAACACTTGTTTCAGGACCTGTAGCGGTAGCGGTTTATACAGCGGGTTGGAGAATAGTAAACATTGGAATGCTTCCGGCGATAGGAGTTGGAACAGCGGCAATATCCGTTGCGGGAGTGGCATATGGAGCAAAAAAATATGAAAACCTACGAGTCACAGCAAGATATGCCGTTAAAGTGGCTTTAATTGCATCAATAATAGTGTGTATAATTTTAAATGTATTTGCTAATCAAATCGCATTTATCTTCTCATATTCAGAAAGCAGCGCACAATTAGCGCCACTGATAGCTAGTTTCTTACAGTTGATGTGTCTATTTATCCTATATGTGCCATTTGGAGCCAGTGCAGGTAATGTATTCCAAGGCGTTGGAAAAGGAACAATATCCTTTGTACTGACAAGTTTTAGGGAATTCATACTTGTACTGATATTTGCATACCTCCTAGGATTTACATTCAATATGGGCGAGTTTGGAATCTATTGCGGAATGCTTTTAGGCGGTGGAATCGGTTCTCTGATATGCTATGCATGCATTGAACTTTACATCAACAAACTAATCAGGAGCAAAGAACATGGAATTTAA
- a CDS encoding MarR family winged helix-turn-helix transcriptional regulator, with product MEFKDDIPTAPLISIMYREHAKYINDNVKEDDLSFGLFPLLINIYKNEGIIQEQLAQNFHLNESTITRNLKKLEDKGFIKREKYKRTKRIEVTPKGAKTAKKVMDYDEIWDKHIKEIIGENEYNNFLITLKKISEELI from the coding sequence ATGGAATTTAAAGATGACATTCCAACAGCGCCTTTAATTTCAATAATGTATAGGGAGCATGCAAAATACATTAACGATAACGTTAAAGAGGATGACTTGAGTTTTGGCCTCTTTCCGTTATTAATAAACATATACAAAAATGAGGGAATCATTCAAGAGCAGCTAGCCCAAAATTTTCACCTAAACGAAAGCACAATTACAAGAAACCTTAAAAAACTAGAAGACAAGGGATTTATTAAAAGAGAAAAATATAAAAGAACAAAAAGAATTGAAGTTACTCCTAAAGGAGCTAAAACCGCAAAAAAAGTAATGGATTATGATGAAATATGGGACAAACATATAAAAGAAATTATCGGCGAAAATGAATACAATAATTTTCTAATCACTCTTAAAAAAATTAGTGAGGAGTTAATATGA
- a CDS encoding nitroreductase produces the protein MNQTINDLKTRRSIRKFKDEQISDEDLKIILETGTYAPTGRGAQSPKIVVIQDEETIKELSAWNRSFFPVEVPDDLDPFYGAKTLLIVLADSEMPTWVEDGASVLTVLVNAAHAVGVGSCWIHRARDEFASPKGKELLKEWGIPERYEGIGHVVLGYPDMEAPEPLPRKEDYIHFVD, from the coding sequence ATGAACCAAACAATCAATGACTTAAAGACAAGAAGAAGCATACGCAAATTTAAAGATGAACAAATCTCAGATGAAGACTTAAAAATAATTCTAGAGACAGGTACTTACGCACCAACAGGAAGAGGTGCACAGTCTCCGAAAATTGTTGTAATTCAAGATGAAGAAACAATTAAAGAGTTATCCGCTTGGAACAGAAGTTTTTTCCCAGTGGAAGTTCCGGATGATTTGGACCCTTTTTACGGCGCTAAAACCTTATTAATCGTTTTAGCAGATAGCGAAATGCCAACCTGGGTTGAAGATGGGGCAAGCGTGCTAACGGTACTTGTCAATGCAGCTCATGCAGTTGGTGTTGGAAGCTGTTGGATTCATAGAGCCCGTGACGAATTTGCGTCTCCTAAAGGAAAAGAACTATTAAAAGAATGGGGAATTCCAGAAAGATATGAAGGAATAGGCCATGTAGTTCTTGGATATCCGGATATGGAAGCACCAGAACCTTTACCTAGAAAAGAAGATTATATCCACTTTGTGGATTAA
- the argS gene encoding arginine--tRNA ligase: protein MYFEIERQAIEAINKALDQYDEEIDRNFKLEFPPNPDLGDLASTIAFALTKKLRTSPPEVAKELVEKIEVPEIFTKVQNFGPYVNFFIDYSKFSKLLLEKVDENYGQLPEYGEKIVLEHTSANPNGPLHIGHIRNSIFGDSLARLLKLGGRDVETQYYVNDMGRQIAIIVCGITECGLNIEDYEGEKIDHKIGKLYFDANKAVEEDDVLKAKVDELIQKYEQGDDEELNKIFEDVVSKCISGMKESLLRMNIVHDDFVWEGQFVRNGEVDDLVTYIQREGFTRENDVLYIDLTDFNIEKEFVLRRSNGTSLYSTRDLAYHKYKATLGDTVLDILGSDHKLAAKQIKVIFEEIFRQDAPEVIFYEFITLPEGSMSTRRGKFVSVDELIDEAVLRAHDEIKSRNPDLSEEEIAPIAEEIGVGAIRFFIAKLSPEKHLTFKWDEALSFERGCASIQYAHARACKLLAKSGKDIGSLEVSDDWVPNDAEQDLIRQIAKFPQVVEDCANKKRVHNITQYSQDLAGSFNKFYKSEQVIGSEYEDTRLVLVDRAKTTIKNALDILGVSAPEKM from the coding sequence ATGTATTTTGAAATTGAAAGACAGGCTATTGAAGCTATAAATAAGGCTTTGGATCAATATGATGAGGAGATTGACAGGAATTTTAAATTAGAGTTCCCTCCAAATCCTGATTTGGGAGACCTTGCAAGTACCATTGCATTCGCTCTTACAAAAAAATTAAGGACTTCCCCTCCGGAAGTTGCAAAAGAGTTAGTTGAAAAGATTGAAGTTCCGGAAATTTTTACTAAAGTTCAAAACTTTGGACCTTATGTTAATTTCTTCATTGACTATTCCAAGTTTTCAAAATTGCTTTTGGAGAAAGTCGATGAAAACTATGGCCAACTTCCGGAATATGGTGAAAAAATTGTATTGGAACACACTTCAGCTAATCCTAACGGTCCGCTTCATATTGGACACATCAGAAATTCTATTTTTGGGGATTCCCTTGCTAGACTTTTAAAATTAGGTGGAAGGGATGTGGAAACCCAATATTATGTAAATGATATGGGCAGACAAATAGCTATTATTGTATGTGGTATAACAGAATGTGGATTGAATATTGAGGATTATGAAGGAGAGAAAATTGACCACAAGATTGGAAAGTTATACTTTGATGCAAATAAGGCCGTTGAAGAGGATGATGTTCTTAAAGCCAAAGTCGATGAATTAATCCAAAAATATGAGCAGGGTGATGATGAAGAGTTAAATAAAATCTTTGAAGATGTTGTTTCAAAATGTATTTCTGGAATGAAAGAGTCTCTTTTAAGGATGAACATAGTCCATGATGACTTTGTTTGGGAAGGCCAATTTGTAAGAAATGGTGAAGTCGATGACCTTGTAACTTATATTCAAAGGGAAGGTTTTACAAGGGAAAATGATGTTTTATACATTGATTTAACAGACTTTAATATTGAAAAAGAGTTTGTTTTAAGAAGATCAAACGGCACTTCACTTTATTCCACCCGTGATTTGGCTTATCATAAATACAAAGCTACTTTAGGTGATACAGTACTTGATATTTTAGGTTCAGACCATAAGTTGGCTGCAAAACAGATCAAAGTTATTTTTGAAGAAATATTTAGACAAGATGCTCCTGAAGTAATATTTTATGAATTCATTACTCTTCCTGAAGGTTCAATGTCAACAAGAAGAGGAAAATTCGTTTCTGTCGATGAATTAATTGATGAAGCGGTTTTAAGAGCACACGATGAAATTAAATCCAGAAATCCGGATTTATCTGAAGAAGAAATTGCACCAATCGCTGAAGAGATAGGTGTCGGGGCAATAAGGTTCTTCATCGCTAAATTATCCCCCGAAAAGCATTTAACATTCAAATGGGATGAAGCATTAAGCTTTGAGAGAGGTTGTGCATCCATTCAATACGCTCATGCAAGAGCATGTAAACTGCTTGCAAAATCAGGCAAGGACATTGGCTCTTTAGAAGTATCTGATGATTGGGTTCCAAATGATGCAGAGCAGGATTTGATTAGACAAATCGCTAAATTCCCTCAAGTTGTTGAAGATTGTGCAAATAAAAAGAGAGTTCACAATATTACACAATACTCACAGGATTTGGCTGGTTCATTTAACAAATTTTACAAATCAGAGCAAGTCATTGGATCAGAATATGAGGATACCAGATTGGTTTTAGTCGACAGGGCTAAAACAACTATCAAAAACGCTTTGGATATTTTGGGTGTTTCCGCACCTGAAAAAATGTAG
- a CDS encoding signal peptidase I → MEINYKEIATYIIILVIVLIAAQHLNVVVSGSMEPAFYRGDIVLVEKADFLGIHEFDPADVQVGDVVVYDAKWYDQPVIHRVINIVDINGTTMYEIKGDNNDSPDPYYVTADQIKQKVVTIGDNLVVIPKIGYLSLWLRGL, encoded by the coding sequence ATGGAAATTAATTACAAAGAAATTGCAACATATATAATTATTCTTGTAATTGTATTAATCGCTGCTCAACACTTAAATGTAGTTGTTTCCGGCAGTATGGAACCTGCATTTTATAGAGGAGACATAGTTCTTGTTGAAAAAGCAGATTTCTTAGGTATTCATGAATTTGACCCTGCTGATGTTCAAGTGGGGGATGTTGTTGTTTATGATGCAAAATGGTATGACCAACCGGTTATTCATAGGGTTATAAATATTGTTGATATTAATGGGACTACGATGTATGAGATAAAAGGGGATAATAATGATTCTCCAGACCCATATTATGTTACAGCCGATCAAATTAAGCAGAAGGTTGTAACAATTGGTGATAATTTGGTAGTTATTCCAAAAATCGGTTATCTGTCCCTTTGGTTAAGAGGTTTATGA
- the hemL gene encoding glutamate-1-semialdehyde 2,1-aminomutase, protein MYSEELFNESKNYFPGGVNSPVRAFKPYPFFVKSAGGSKITDVDGKTYIDHCLAYGPLILGHADPKVVREVSNQLTMGSAYGAPTENEIKLAKEVVDRIPSAEMVRFCNSGTEATMSAIRLARGFTGRDKIVKFEGAYHGAHDYVLVKGGSGAATLPDSPGIPEDTTKNTLSVPFNDEEALTELIEKEGEDIACIIMEVVMGNVGCIEPKPGFLEFIRKITEENNIILIFDEVITGFRASRGGAQQYYGVTPDLTTLGKIVGGGLPMGAFCGKREIMELIAPNGPVYQAGTFSGNPISVQAGISTLTQLDDAFYKELERKGNYLRGNIQSIIDDEEYNIQPVGLASMFQIYFNPAPVYNYADAQESDRRQFLRYFKALLKEGVFIPPSQFECNFISNAHTMEDMQKTSDAIELALQVAFKKRRR, encoded by the coding sequence ATGTATTCTGAAGAATTATTCAATGAATCTAAAAATTATTTTCCTGGTGGAGTAAACTCTCCGGTACGTGCTTTCAAACCTTATCCATTTTTTGTTAAAAGTGCTGGAGGTTCAAAAATCACTGATGTGGATGGAAAAACTTATATTGACCATTGTTTAGCTTATGGTCCATTAATATTAGGACATGCGGATCCTAAAGTTGTAAGGGAAGTTTCTAATCAATTGACTATGGGGTCTGCTTATGGTGCCCCTACTGAAAATGAAATAAAACTTGCAAAGGAAGTTGTTGATAGGATTCCGTCTGCTGAAATGGTAAGATTCTGTAACAGTGGGACTGAAGCTACAATGAGTGCTATCAGGCTTGCAAGAGGTTTCACAGGCAGAGATAAAATTGTTAAGTTTGAAGGAGCTTATCATGGGGCTCATGATTATGTATTGGTTAAGGGAGGATCCGGTGCTGCAACATTGCCTGACAGTCCAGGTATTCCCGAAGACACTACAAAAAACACTTTGTCCGTTCCATTCAATGACGAAGAAGCTCTTACAGAATTAATTGAAAAAGAAGGTGAAGACATTGCCTGTATCATCATGGAAGTTGTAATGGGCAATGTTGGTTGTATTGAACCAAAACCAGGATTTTTAGAATTCATAAGAAAAATTACAGAAGAGAATAATATCATTTTAATATTTGATGAAGTTATCACTGGTTTTAGAGCATCAAGAGGTGGAGCTCAACAGTATTATGGAGTCACTCCGGATTTGACCACTTTAGGTAAGATTGTAGGTGGAGGGCTTCCGATGGGTGCTTTTTGTGGAAAAAGAGAAATAATGGAATTAATAGCTCCTAACGGTCCAGTTTATCAGGCAGGTACCTTTTCAGGAAATCCAATTTCAGTACAGGCAGGTATTTCTACTTTAACACAGCTTGATGATGCGTTTTATAAGGAATTAGAGAGAAAAGGAAACTATCTAAGAGGCAATATTCAGTCTATTATAGATGATGAAGAGTATAATATTCAACCAGTGGGACTGGCTTCAATGTTTCAAATTTATTTCAATCCTGCACCAGTTTATAATTATGCTGATGCACAGGAATCTGATAGAAGGCAATTCTTAAGGTACTTTAAGGCTTTATTGAAAGAAGGCGTGTTTATTCCTCCATCCCAATTTGAGTGTAATTTTATTTCAAATGCGCACACTATGGAGGACATGCAAAAAACTTCAGATGCTATTGAATTGGCTCTTCAGGTAGCATTCAAGAAGAGAAGAAGGTAA
- a CDS encoding cobalt-precorrin-8 methylmutase, whose amino-acid sequence MTDKMFMGASTKQGLDIANKSREIIRDLIGDDVKDLKPIEKDIVERIVHSTADPEYAKLVKMSSDFVDAAMTSLKNNETILTDINMVKYGITRYEGEVECYIRNEEVIKIAKEHQITRAAAAMRYAAMNDFEGIVVSGNAPTAVFEAMDLYQNGEMNLKAIVGVPVGFVGAADSKEALHNSDIPNIIVEGPKGGTPIAVACVNSLIQHL is encoded by the coding sequence ATGACAGACAAAATGTTCATGGGTGCATCAACTAAACAAGGTTTGGATATTGCAAATAAAAGTAGGGAAATTATCCGTGACCTTATTGGGGATGATGTCAAAGATTTAAAACCTATAGAAAAAGACATCGTTGAGAGGATTGTCCACTCAACTGCTGATCCTGAATATGCAAAACTAGTAAAGATGAGTTCTGATTTTGTAGATGCAGCTATGACTTCCCTAAAAAATAATGAAACCATTTTAACTGACATTAATATGGTTAAGTATGGTATTACAAGGTATGAAGGGGAAGTTGAGTGTTATATCAGAAATGAAGAAGTCATAAAAATTGCTAAAGAGCATCAAATCACAAGAGCGGCCGCTGCAATGCGTTATGCTGCGATGAACGATTTTGAAGGAATAGTAGTTTCTGGTAATGCTCCAACCGCTGTTTTTGAAGCAATGGATTTATATCAAAATGGTGAAATGAATCTTAAAGCTATTGTGGGAGTTCCTGTTGGTTTTGTTGGAGCAGCTGATTCCAAAGAAGCTTTACATAATTCAGATATTCCAAATATTATTGTGGAAGGTCCTAAAGGAGGAACACCTATTGCCGTGGCTTGTGTAAATTCATTAATCCAACATTTATAG
- a CDS encoding aminoacetone oxidase family FAD-binding enzyme: MEEYDIAVVGGGPAGIIAAIAASRNSSNVILLEKNSKLGLKLLMTGGGRCNITNLKPIKKLLNSYSQKNFLKHSFYTFTNEDLLSLFQDKGLYFIEEDNNRVFPETEKSSDILDILTGYLDNVVISYNFEVKSIREGFIINDEIKADKVIIATGGVTYPQTGCNIKNYALTKQPLTDIKYGLVPLLTRKDLSSIAGITLYDVVISYNNVKIQDNVLFSHVGLTGPGIINLSNEISESIDYSLLESAPDVGFDISIDLCPELSREQLNEKFSKDFQSKGKTMLKNYLKLFLTSKFIGFFLSEIDLDGGIQLSRINKKSKNRLIENLKRFVFEISGFNSDLSKVTIGGVDLSYINSKTMESTITPNLYFAGETLNLHGPTGGYNLKIAFSTGYLAGMSASEK; this comes from the coding sequence ATGGAAGAATATGATATAGCTGTTGTCGGCGGGGGGCCGGCAGGGATTATAGCTGCGATTGCGGCCAGTCGAAATTCCTCAAATGTAATATTGCTTGAAAAAAACTCTAAATTAGGTCTTAAGTTATTGATGACCGGTGGTGGGAGATGCAATATCACCAATCTAAAGCCGATAAAGAAGCTATTAAACTCATATTCTCAAAAAAACTTTTTAAAACACTCTTTTTATACGTTTACTAATGAAGATTTGCTTTCTCTTTTTCAAGATAAAGGTTTATACTTTATTGAAGAGGATAATAATAGGGTTTTTCCTGAAACAGAAAAATCTAGCGATATATTGGATATTTTAACTGGCTATTTGGATAATGTTGTTATAAGTTATAACTTTGAAGTGAAATCCATCAGAGAAGGATTTATTATCAATGATGAAATTAAAGCTGATAAGGTGATAATAGCTACAGGCGGAGTTACTTATCCACAGACTGGATGTAATATTAAAAACTATGCATTGACAAAACAGCCGCTAACGGACATTAAATATGGGCTTGTTCCATTATTGACAAGAAAGGATTTATCAAGCATTGCTGGAATTACATTGTACGATGTTGTTATAAGTTATAATAATGTTAAAATTCAAGATAATGTTTTGTTTTCTCATGTCGGCCTGACAGGTCCCGGAATCATTAACTTGAGCAATGAAATTTCTGAAAGTATAGATTATAGCTTGTTGGAAAGCGCTCCTGATGTCGGTTTTGATATTTCCATTGATTTATGCCCTGAATTAAGCAGGGAGCAATTAAATGAAAAGTTTAGCAAGGATTTTCAATCTAAAGGAAAGACCATGCTGAAGAATTATTTAAAGTTATTTTTAACAAGCAAGTTCATAGGATTCTTTTTAAGCGAAATTGATTTGGATGGTGGGATTCAACTTTCAAGAATCAATAAGAAAAGTAAAAACAGGTTGATTGAAAACTTGAAAAGGTTTGTTTTTGAAATCAGTGGTTTTAATAGTGATTTATCAAAGGTAACCATTGGCGGTGTTGATTTATCTTATATTAATTCAAAAACAATGGAATCCACTATAACTCCAAATTTGTATTTTGCAGGTGAAACCTTAAATCTGCATGGACCTACAGGTGGTTATAATCTAAAGATAGCATTTTCCACTGGATATTTGGCTGGCATGTCAGCTAGTGAAAAATAA